CAGAGTCAGCTCTGTATCTGGTGACTTCCAATGGGAGAGGTGTCCTTCTGGGACCAGCAAAGGCTTTCCATCGTAAGAGAACTTCAGGTGATCAACGTCGTTGCTCCATTGCTTTACATGAGCTGCCTCGACAGTGAAGTTGTGAGAACCATACATGAACCCAAGAGCTTGAATCCAAGTGAAGTCGCGGGTCCTGCCGGCAGGCCGGAGGCCAATGAAGCGGGCATTGATCTGGAGGTGAGGGTCGGAGACCAGGCTGAAGTGCTCATCCTTTCTCCCATGAAAATAGAATACAGCACCGTCAGCACCAATGAAGCGAGGGTCATGACAACCAGACCCTGGGCCTTCGCAGTTGGGTTTGTGGCAAACTGCAATTTGATAGCGATCTTGCAATTAAATGGAGTTTTCACACCATGCAGAacattgacttttttttttttagtgaagTTAGTTCCTCTATTCGTTAGCTGAATTCAAGAGGACCAATGGAGAGTTGAGAGAGCTCGTTAAAGAAGCCATGCTTACCTCGGCACACAGCCTCACATTTGGGGGAGCGGCAGTCCATGAAACAAGCTTTGGCCCTCGGGTGTCTCGGTTTGATGTGTGGGCACTCCTTTGGGCATCTGACAAATTTACCAAAGCATGGGCTTCCTTTCATGGGACAAGTAACCTTGTCTTGGGGCCAGGCTCCTCCCATTTCCATTGTGACTGCCACAAACAGCAGCAGAAACATCGCCATCCATTTGCTCTCGATGGACTGCATCTTTAACAAACTTTAGAGATTAACTCAGCTGCTGGTTAGAAGGCTTGCTATCCTTGATATATTTATAAGGTTCAAGTAGTGTGGGTTTTCAAGAGTTCGGCTCTTCTTTGTTAGACTTATATTAGGCAGAATTCCAGTTTAACAAGAAGGCCATGGATTCAACTGGTGGAAGGCAGATGGCCTTTTCTCTGTTATCAGTAGAATGTGGAACTTGGCCACTGAAAGAAGAGGACTTGGATGTTGAGCTTGGTTATGTCTCTATCCCCGTAAGTGCAGGCTCAATGGTTCCTCGTAGTGGAATTTCTTCTAAGAGTTGTACTTCGATCCTCTCAGTATTCAATCGCTTGTTTACTTTGGATCTTTGGCAGAAACCCAATAACATAGAAAGGCTTTACCTGATCGGGGTCAGCAACCTATTGGGACCTTAGTTTCAATTTTAAGGATGGGAATGGTAGGCTCGTCGATGTACACTAGCCTGGCACCTTTTTTAACATATTAAAGACAGGCGGGATACAAAATAGATTAAAAATCTGTTGACCAGAGTCCGCTCTGACTattttattaaacagataactTAGTCTAACCTACAATGGGTTGAGTCAACTTAAACAAATTAAACGGTTAAGCCTTGccatctttagttagtgtcATTAACTTTGTCAAGAATATTTTCCTTAAAGAACCCTGTCAATGAATAAAAGAGTAATAGTTAGTTCCTTTAATTCCATCCCTATGTTGGTTGCATGTGCCATAAAAAATTTCTGTTGACCGTAATGAATTGCGCACTTGTGACAGTGCTAATAGTGTGCAAAACTTAAATAATTTAAAGTACATCCATTTAGAATTTTTTAAGACATAAGTTCCATTAACTTTGTGAAGAatattttcctcaaaaaaac
This genomic interval from Phoenix dactylifera cultivar Barhee BC4 unplaced genomic scaffold, palm_55x_up_171113_PBpolish2nd_filt_p 000092F, whole genome shotgun sequence contains the following:
- the LOC103698043 gene encoding uncharacterized protein LOC103698043, producing MQSIESKWMAMFLLLFVAVTMEMGGAWPQDKVTCPMKGSPCFGKFVRCPKECPHIKPRHPRAKACFMDCRSPKCEAVCRDRYQIAVCHKPNCEGPGSGCHDPRFIGADGAVFYFHGRKDEHFSLVSDPHLQINARFIGLRPAGRTRDFTWIQALGFMYGSHNFTVEAAHVKQWSNDVDHLKFSYDGKPLLVPEGHLSHWKSPDTELTLERTGTRNSIMVVLEGIAEAMLKVVPITKEDDELHNYQIPSDDSYAHLEVQFRFFGLSPQVEGVLGRTYRPDYENTVKRGVLMPVVGGEDKYKTSSLLSADCKLCSFSLKEDNEIELRILR